One genomic window of Pecten maximus chromosome 3, xPecMax1.1, whole genome shotgun sequence includes the following:
- the LOC117324176 gene encoding multiple coagulation factor deficiency protein 2 homolog encodes MELFVLLLLLCLCPSTRGHQGHQDSGGIAVTDFHDPKVTQDEAHLKEHLKDQINTNRQMTPQEMEFHYFRLHDTNNDTKLDGLEILSALSHMVPMSKVNNQEKIGKTEEQIQLMEIARSEKAIKYFTDIIDKVLIQDDHDRDGYVSYPEYIRGRRRDMENYQREMVMQQKNMQAQQFQQMQQWQAFQQWQQQQQMAGGQNPPPGGAAQSPPGVPSPPNTPTQEQMKQFEEFQKFQQQPQDVQKFTQTQKQ; translated from the exons atGGAATTGTTTGTACTGCTGCTGTTGCTGTGTTTGTGTCCCTCCACTAGAGGTCACCAGGGTCACCAGGACAGTGGAGGTATCGCTGTTACCGACTTCCATGACCCCAAGGTTACACAGGACGAGGC CCATTTGAAGGAGCATCTGAAGGACCAAATTAACACGAACCGTCAGATGACACCACAGGAGATGGAGTTCCACTACTTCCG ATTACACGACACGAACAACGATACTAAGCTGGACGGTTTGGAGATCTTGTCGGCGCTGTCACACATGGTACCGATGTCTAAAGTGAATAATCAGGAAAAAATAGGAAAGACAGAGGAACAGATACAACTCATGGAAATAGCACGGTCCGAAAAGGCCATTAAATACTTCACAG ATATTATCGACAAGGTCCTTATACAGGACGACCACGATAGAGACGGGTATGTGTCCTACCCGGAGTACATCCGGGGCCGTAGGCGGGACATGGAGAATTACCAGAGAGAGATGGTGATGCAACAGAAAAATATGCAGGCGCAACAGTTTCAGCAGATGCAGCAGTGGCAGGCATTTCAACAGTGGCAGCAACAACAGCAAATGGCTGGTGGACAGAATCCGCCACCAGGGGGAGCTGCACAGTCCCCGCCCGGGGTACCTTCACCACCAAACACACCTACTCAGGAACAAATGAAACAATTTGAAGAATTTCAAAAATTCCAGCAGCAACCACAAGATGTGCAAAAGTTTACACAAACTCAGAAACAGTAG